Proteins found in one Candidatus Omnitrophota bacterium genomic segment:
- a CDS encoding response regulator codes for MAQIEHKANILVVDDDRGFWEVVAEGLEARDYRVVAAMSGEECIEKIKSDTFHVILLDLQMPGMNGIQTLEEIRKMNPEIEVLMVTGHGDITTATEALKKGASDFIEKPVSVERLIGIIEKIRQQSMLKETVLLYELSQAIFSTIELDKLLKIIIDLTMRLLRADDASIMLFNEKKELYIAISSGLDLDVQKQTRLAIGERIAGWAVQSKEPLILINGLRNDPRFSDFRGRSEIQSSMIVPLLKNNEAIGVLNANRIKVADNFTKNDIYKGKIFISLVSLALDNANLYNNLKNTRERLERSNEEIRASQAVAMERLAEIEKAHVELETTHQRLVQSEKLSLLGKLVSEVAHEVLNPLMVISGNAQLILARGAQSEETAKGLTVIVEQTMRAKDILQRLLRTARTVKSDLQETDIRKVVESVVGLLEDQFAKCGVAIRRSYEEDLPFVNADAKQLEEVCMNIFNNARDAMSGGGTIEIKAVCEGDFVRVDFKDSGCGMPNEIKARIFEPFLTTKKKGTGLGLSVCYEIIKAHKGELMVESSPGAGTVVSFRLPRAKA; via the coding sequence TTGGCACAAATAGAGCATAAAGCCAATATTTTGGTCGTAGATGATGACAGGGGTTTTTGGGAAGTAGTCGCTGAAGGATTGGAAGCCAGGGATTATCGTGTTGTTGCCGCCATGAGCGGAGAAGAGTGTATCGAGAAGATCAAGTCCGACACATTTCATGTTATCCTCCTTGACCTGCAGATGCCCGGGATGAATGGCATTCAAACCCTCGAAGAGATACGTAAGATGAACCCGGAGATCGAGGTGCTGATGGTTACCGGGCATGGCGATATAACTACTGCCACCGAGGCCCTTAAGAAGGGAGCGAGCGACTTTATCGAGAAGCCGGTATCCGTAGAAAGGCTGATCGGCATAATTGAGAAGATCCGCCAGCAGAGCATGCTCAAAGAGACCGTTTTACTTTACGAATTGAGCCAAGCCATATTCTCGACCATCGAGCTCGATAAGCTGCTCAAGATAATTATTGACCTGACTATGAGGTTGTTGCGGGCGGATGATGCTTCGATAATGCTATTTAATGAAAAGAAAGAGCTCTATATAGCGATTTCGAGCGGCCTGGACCTGGATGTGCAGAAGCAGACGCGGCTGGCTATCGGCGAGCGGATCGCTGGGTGGGCCGTCCAGAGCAAGGAGCCATTGATCCTTATAAATGGGTTGCGTAACGATCCCCGTTTCAGTGACTTCAGAGGCCGCAGCGAGATACAGTCGTCGATGATCGTGCCGCTATTGAAGAACAATGAGGCGATCGGCGTCCTCAACGCCAACAGGATCAAGGTCGCCGATAATTTTACGAAGAACGATATCTATAAGGGCAAAATATTTATTTCGCTGGTTAGCCTGGCACTCGATAACGCAAATCTTTATAACAACCTTAAGAATACTCGAGAAAGGCTGGAAAGGTCGAATGAAGAGATTCGCGCGAGCCAGGCGGTCGCCATGGAACGGTTGGCTGAGATAGAGAAGGCGCATGTGGAGCTGGAGACAACACATCAGCGGTTGGTGCAGAGTGAGAAGCTCAGCTTGCTGGGCAAACTTGTTTCCGAGGTAGCCCATGAGGTGCTGAACCCGCTCATGGTCATTTCCGGGAATGCTCAGCTTATCCTGGCAAGGGGAGCGCAGTCCGAAGAGACAGCTAAGGGCCTGACCGTCATCGTCGAGCAAACTATGCGGGCTAAGGATATACTGCAGCGGCTGCTCAGGACCGCCCGAACGGTTAAAAGCGACCTGCAGGAGACGGATATCAGAAAGGTAGTAGAGTCGGTGGTGGGCCTTCTCGAGGATCAATTTGCAAAATGCGGTGTTGCGATACGGCGGTCATATGAGGAGGATCTGCCATTTGTTAACGCAGACGCGAAGCAGCTAGAGGAAGTTTGCATGAACATCTTTAACAATGCGCGTGACGCAATGTCGGGAGGCGGCACTATAGAAATAAAGGCAGTTTGTGAAGGCGATTTCGTGCGTGTTGATTTTAAGGATAGCGGGTGCGGAATGCCGAATGAGATTAAGGCGCGGATCTTCGAACCGTTCCTGACGACTAAAAAGAAAGGCACGGGGTTGGGGCTTTCTGTCTGTTATGAGATCATCAAAGCTCACAAAGGAGAGCTGATGGTCGAAAGCAGCCCTGGGGCAGGGACGGTCGTATCTTTTCGTCTGCCGCGTGCGAAAGCATAA
- a CDS encoding response regulator: MIVDDDIMICEMLEKFFVKSGFEVLLAYGGNEAIGILRQGVMPGLVILDMKMPSGSGLDVLHEIHRMGIVLPVILLTGTIDAEKYSDTFKKLKFPKENICYKPIELSILLNMVKKRLSLSHESSKE; the protein is encoded by the coding sequence ATGATAGTGGATGACGATATTATGATCTGCGAGATGCTCGAAAAATTTTTCGTAAAATCGGGGTTTGAAGTGCTGCTCGCCTATGGCGGAAATGAAGCTATCGGCATCTTACGGCAAGGGGTCATGCCGGGACTCGTTATACTGGATATGAAAATGCCGTCGGGGAGCGGCCTGGATGTGCTGCATGAGATACATCGGATGGGGATTGTTCTCCCCGTTATCCTATTGACCGGTACGATCGACGCCGAAAAATATTCTGACACGTTCAAAAAGCTCAAATTTCCGAAAGAGAATATCTGTTATAAGCCGATCGAACTCTCAATTCTTCTGAATATGGTCAAGAAGCGATTGTCTTTATCGCACGAAAGTTCGAAAGAATGA
- a CDS encoding protein disulfide isomerase family protein yields the protein MKRLIAIFLFAILSLTFASESWAISWEHDLTDAFEKAKTEKKPVMADFYTDWCHWCKKLDKDVYEDASVNQLAEKFICVKVNCEIDKGAFSKYGLRGYPTIIFFNASGTAEETVVGYRTAQVFADIMKKVLDKAPKSSVTPQRSRPANEPVIIEEKIAPGEFKLSGIMGSKAIVNDKVVVIGDEVDDAKVIALTGSSVKLRYKDKELTLKMQ from the coding sequence ATGAAAAGACTTATAGCCATATTTTTATTTGCCATACTTAGTTTGACTTTCGCATCCGAATCCTGGGCGATTTCCTGGGAACACGATTTAACGGACGCATTTGAAAAGGCAAAGACTGAAAAGAAGCCTGTCATGGCTGACTTTTACACCGACTGGTGTCACTGGTGTAAAAAACTCGATAAAGATGTTTATGAAGACGCGAGTGTGAATCAGTTGGCTGAAAAATTCATATGTGTTAAGGTGAATTGCGAGATTGATAAAGGCGCATTTTCGAAATATGGATTAAGAGGATACCCCACGATCATCTTCTTTAACGCTTCCGGCACCGCGGAAGAGACCGTTGTAGGATACAGAACCGCGCAGGTCTTTGCCGACATCATGAAGAAAGTCCTCGACAAAGCTCCAAAATCGAGCGTAACCCCGCAGCGGTCGCGGCCGGCTAATGAGCCTGTCATTATTGAGGAAAAAATTGCCCCGGGCGAATTTAAGCTGTCAGGGATCATGGGATCGAAAGCAATCGTTAATGACAAGGTTGTAGTTATAGGAGATGAAGTAGATGATGCGAAGGTTATTGCCCTTACAGGAAGCTCTGTAAAGTTACGATATAAAGATAAAGAGCTGACGCTAAAAATGCAATAA
- a CDS encoding carbonic anhydrase: MNDKKIKLSGFIMTFILCMVVSSSISAGETIKSDEALKLLKEGNARFVEMKLRHPDETIKQREETAVNGQRPFAAVLACSDSRVPVEAIFDRGIGDIFVVRVAGNIVMDNGVIGSIEYAAKHLKSPLLVIMGHTGCGAVKAAVDDSAVEGKICDIQEQIRPIAVKTEKEHPGLAGPDLVNAVAKNNALQAKRDLLSLSHEVKEMVDEGKLRIVTAVYDIKTGKVEWID; encoded by the coding sequence ATGAATGATAAAAAAATAAAGTTATCCGGTTTTATAATGACTTTTATTTTATGCATGGTAGTGTCAAGTTCGATATCGGCCGGCGAGACAATAAAGTCGGACGAGGCGTTGAAATTACTTAAGGAAGGAAACGCGCGTTTCGTCGAAATGAAATTACGCCACCCGGATGAGACTATCAAGCAGAGAGAAGAGACCGCCGTGAATGGACAAAGGCCGTTTGCGGCCGTTCTTGCTTGTTCAGATTCACGCGTTCCGGTAGAAGCTATATTCGATCGCGGCATAGGTGATATTTTTGTTGTCCGCGTAGCGGGGAATATAGTCATGGATAACGGCGTAATAGGCTCTATCGAATATGCCGCGAAACATCTCAAATCACCGCTATTAGTTATTATGGGGCATACAGGATGCGGAGCGGTTAAGGCCGCGGTAGATGATTCTGCCGTAGAGGGAAAGATCTGCGATATTCAGGAACAGATCAGGCCCATCGCGGTAAAGACAGAAAAAGAGCACCCTGGTCTAGCTGGCCCCGACCTGGTAAACGCTGTAGCGAAGAATAACGCTCTCCAGGCAAAGAGGGATCTTTTATCCCTGAGCCATGAAGTCAAGGAAATGGTAGATGAGGGAAAGTTAAGAATAGTGACCGCCGTGTATGATATCAAGACCGGCAAAGTGGAATGGATCGATTAA
- a CDS encoding alpha/beta hydrolase translates to MKMFFRGFFTIIFGGIFLSGCSTLPIKRSQNYSLEDIYKRIAYKVDGRYRVINIFYATSRQIDYGPDLSPDFKPELAKETTYGTLDMRIDPRLRIGEMLPDKIKKNGLIEMKNIKRLDADAFIKELSEAVKASPHNSVLVLIFGYKDGFEATAMKAAYFSYLLDVDTPVLLFDWPGDQSVDMFGYEKAQSLASASGPYLADVIAKVVREIKPKKLWIEASSLGAQVICDAFDTLYKYPDFTGPDLEIDHVLLAAPDVSGGEFTNKFKKEFEVIAKKITAYVSSEDDALLMSGFINQDNRLGRIKLRVTEPKQLEEAKELLYLKSLAPDRLTAIDVTPINTASFKHGYYLECSEFYDDFYMRILDAKPNVNRWLYLLKTKDGEDYWVMQSSK, encoded by the coding sequence ATGAAAATGTTTTTCCGCGGATTTTTCACCATTATATTCGGCGGTATATTTTTATCAGGATGTTCGACCCTCCCCATCAAAAGATCCCAAAACTATTCTCTGGAAGATATCTATAAACGTATAGCTTACAAAGTGGACGGCCGCTACAGAGTGATCAATATATTTTACGCGACCAGCCGGCAGATCGACTATGGCCCCGATCTGTCTCCGGATTTTAAGCCGGAACTCGCTAAAGAGACGACATATGGCACTCTCGATATGCGGATAGACCCCAGATTAAGGATAGGGGAGATGCTGCCGGATAAGATAAAGAAGAACGGCTTAATAGAGATGAAGAATATTAAAAGGCTGGACGCGGATGCTTTCATAAAAGAACTTTCGGAAGCCGTGAAGGCATCTCCGCATAACTCGGTCCTTGTGCTTATCTTTGGGTATAAAGACGGCTTTGAGGCCACCGCTATGAAGGCCGCCTATTTCAGTTATCTGCTCGATGTCGATACGCCGGTCCTCCTATTCGATTGGCCCGGCGATCAATCGGTCGATATGTTTGGATATGAAAAAGCGCAATCCCTGGCTTCGGCCTCCGGGCCATATCTGGCCGATGTCATCGCGAAGGTCGTTCGCGAGATCAAACCGAAAAAGCTTTGGATCGAGGCGTCGAGCCTCGGCGCCCAGGTGATCTGCGACGCTTTCGATACTCTTTATAAATACCCGGATTTTACCGGCCCGGATCTGGAAATAGACCATGTCCTGCTGGCGGCGCCGGATGTTAGCGGGGGAGAGTTCACTAATAAATTCAAAAAGGAATTCGAAGTTATTGCGAAGAAGATAACGGCTTACGTCTCTTCCGAAGACGACGCCCTGCTTATGAGCGGATTTATAAACCAGGATAACAGGCTTGGCCGCATAAAACTGAGGGTAACCGAACCCAAGCAATTGGAAGAGGCAAAAGAATTGTTGTATTTAAAGTCGTTGGCTCCGGATCGCTTAACGGCGATCGATGTCACGCCCATCAATACAGCGAGTTTTAAGCACGGTTATTATCTTGAGTGCTCTGAATTTTATGATGATTTTTATATGCGCATACTTGACGCGAAGCCAAACGTGAACAGATGGCTATACCTTTTGAAAACCAAAGACGGCGAAGATTACTGGGTCATGCAGAGTTCAAAATAA
- a CDS encoding cache domain-containing protein, giving the protein MKRIAYIIGIVVIGLSVTVFSCMAQELSDYKYSETKDLVSLVRDASAVIAAKGEAAFPEFKKEGSQWRHGKVYIFVLNTDGDLVVHPDPVLEGKNQIGIKSVNGKPIIKGIIEATASDSNKNEGWYFYQWPEPGTIFSAWKSTFAKRVVASSGKAYVVCSGVYNPKVEDIFLINAVDAAVALIEKKGTAAFDTLRDKTSQFVFLGTYIFVDTPKGVEVVNGGFPDIEGKNILNYKDYDGTYLTREIIDIATKKGSGWVDYLWPKPGEIKPSRKHTYVRKAVYGDSVFAVGAGSYPEDESAAPKADAVDISGQFAILELKDGDLAAGNITRETVDSVFLTNDGGSTEVSFPRDRVAKIRKPTDEELKKIKEGLVEGSRHPVQKL; this is encoded by the coding sequence GTGAAACGAATAGCGTATATTATCGGGATCGTCGTTATCGGCCTTTCTGTTACGGTTTTCTCATGTATGGCGCAGGAATTATCTGATTATAAATATAGCGAAACAAAGGACCTCGTGAGCCTTGTTAGAGACGCAAGTGCCGTCATCGCAGCCAAAGGCGAAGCCGCGTTTCCCGAATTCAAAAAAGAGGGAAGCCAATGGCGGCACGGGAAAGTATATATATTCGTCCTGAATACAGACGGCGATCTGGTCGTTCACCCGGATCCGGTGCTCGAGGGTAAAAACCAGATAGGCATAAAGTCCGTCAATGGTAAGCCCATAATAAAAGGCATCATTGAAGCGACGGCCTCCGATTCGAACAAGAATGAAGGATGGTACTTTTACCAATGGCCCGAACCGGGCACCATATTCTCCGCCTGGAAGAGCACCTTCGCAAAACGCGTAGTTGCTTCTTCGGGCAAGGCCTATGTGGTCTGCTCAGGGGTGTATAATCCCAAGGTAGAGGATATCTTTCTTATCAATGCCGTGGATGCGGCCGTTGCTTTGATTGAAAAAAAAGGGACGGCGGCTTTCGACACCCTTCGTGATAAAACCAGCCAGTTTGTCTTTCTCGGAACATATATATTTGTCGATACCCCCAAAGGAGTGGAGGTCGTGAACGGCGGTTTTCCGGACATAGAGGGCAAGAACATCCTTAACTATAAGGATTATGACGGAACATACCTTACTCGCGAGATCATCGATATCGCGACTAAGAAGGGATCGGGCTGGGTGGATTATCTTTGGCCGAAACCGGGAGAGATCAAGCCTTCGAGGAAACATACATATGTCAGAAAGGCCGTTTACGGAGACAGCGTATTTGCCGTCGGCGCCGGCTCGTATCCCGAGGACGAGTCCGCCGCCCCTAAAGCGGATGCCGTAGATATTTCCGGACAATTCGCGATACTGGAACTTAAAGATGGCGATTTGGCGGCGGGGAATATTACCAGGGAGACGGTGGATAGCGTTTTCCTGACAAACGACGGTGGAAGCACGGAAGTTTCATTCCCGCGCGACAGGGTCGCCAAGATTCGAAAGCCTACGGATGAGGAACTCAAAAAGATTAAAGAAGGCCTTGTGGAAGGAAGTCGGCACCCGGTGCAAAAATTGTGA
- a CDS encoding PAS domain-containing sensor histidine kinase, with protein MTKLNCWEYKKCGREKGGSKAAKLGICPSYPDHGRDCWFVAGTLCGGKIQGTSAEKFGNCQKCDFFKKATKNQEGLINALSEKYALSNNILLNTNDSVIEVDKNQAITFINKTCLKKTGYKQEEVLGRIKANELWQGRGRKGHIPEKCLKGSRVIKPIKRLLENRQGDKKWFLVSAGPLINVLGTVKGAFVVYTDIDLMVKQNEEIKRKNKELKKLDQLKSQFVANVSHEFKTPLAIIKGSLTIILDGLVGRITPEQESMLKAGKNNIERLIRLVMNILDVSKIESGKMKMKVVPVNISTLVEEVLEDYKDELLKRHLVLKYEGRLSGEQVTRQLLADRDMMIQVITNLLTNAIKYTPDNGIISVKIKGDKEKVRLEIADTGPGIPKKYVNKIFDKFERITAEKEEGTGLGLPIAKDIVNLHKGKIWVESDIGKGSRFIVILPLASTRSRMSLIKKT; from the coding sequence ATGACTAAATTAAATTGTTGGGAATACAAAAAGTGCGGGAGGGAAAAAGGCGGCTCCAAAGCCGCTAAGTTAGGTATATGTCCTTCTTATCCCGATCATGGTCGAGATTGCTGGTTTGTTGCCGGGACACTTTGTGGGGGTAAGATTCAGGGGACTTCTGCTGAAAAGTTCGGCAATTGCCAAAAGTGTGATTTCTTTAAGAAAGCTACGAAAAATCAAGAAGGGCTGATTAACGCACTTAGTGAAAAATATGCTTTGAGTAACAATATTTTACTCAATACCAATGATTCTGTGATCGAAGTAGATAAGAATCAAGCCATTACTTTTATCAATAAAACCTGCCTTAAAAAGACCGGATATAAGCAGGAAGAGGTCTTGGGGAGAATTAAAGCTAATGAGTTATGGCAAGGCCGCGGCAGGAAGGGCCATATTCCTGAAAAATGTTTAAAAGGAAGCCGAGTGATTAAACCTATAAAGCGCCTACTTGAAAATAGACAAGGAGATAAAAAGTGGTTTCTTGTCAGCGCCGGACCATTAATAAATGTTTTGGGGACGGTAAAAGGCGCGTTTGTCGTATATACCGATATTGATCTTATGGTAAAACAAAACGAAGAAATCAAAAGAAAAAATAAAGAATTAAAGAAACTTGATCAACTAAAATCACAATTTGTTGCTAATGTTTCACATGAATTCAAAACCCCCCTTGCCATTATTAAGGGGTCTTTAACCATTATTCTTGATGGGCTGGTAGGCCGAATAACACCCGAACAAGAAAGCATGCTTAAGGCGGGAAAAAATAATATAGAGCGCCTCATTCGATTAGTTATGAATATCCTGGATGTTTCCAAAATAGAATCAGGAAAGATGAAGATGAAGGTGGTTCCGGTAAATATCTCTACGTTAGTGGAAGAAGTATTGGAAGACTATAAAGACGAACTGCTTAAAAGGCACCTGGTTCTTAAATATGAAGGTCGCCTTTCCGGGGAACAGGTTACTCGACAACTTTTAGCCGATAGAGACATGATGATTCAGGTTATTACAAATTTATTAACTAACGCGATTAAATATACCCCTGATAATGGGATTATCAGCGTTAAAATCAAAGGGGATAAAGAGAAAGTTCGATTAGAGATTGCTGATACCGGTCCAGGTATTCCGAAGAAGTATGTCAATAAGATATTTGATAAATTTGAACGTATTACCGCTGAAAAAGAAGAGGGTACAGGATTGGGCCTTCCAATAGCAAAAGATATTGTCAATCTTCACAAAGGAAAGATTTGGGTAGAAAGCGATATTGGGAAGGGTAGTCGTTTTATCGTTATTTTGCCGCTCGCTTCAACAAGAAGCCGAATGAGCTTAATAAAAAAAACATGA